One window of Solwaraspora sp. WMMA2056 genomic DNA carries:
- a CDS encoding (deoxy)nucleoside triphosphate pyrophosphohydrolase — protein MIDLAGWSAVRTGQSRRQVVVGAAIVRDGQVLACARAHPPSTAGKWEFPGGKVETGESEIDALVRECHEELGVAVAVGQRLGGDQVLGHGRSVLRVYLASLLGSAQPTALEHAELRWLAADELDQVTWLPADQPIVAILGPYLRQPQ, from the coding sequence CTGATTGATCTGGCAGGCTGGTCTGCTGTGCGGACCGGGCAGTCAAGGCGTCAGGTAGTGGTGGGGGCGGCGATCGTCCGCGATGGGCAGGTGCTGGCCTGCGCGCGGGCACACCCGCCGAGCACGGCGGGAAAATGGGAATTTCCCGGCGGAAAGGTGGAAACCGGTGAGTCGGAGATCGACGCACTGGTCCGGGAGTGTCACGAAGAGTTGGGCGTGGCGGTCGCGGTCGGGCAGCGGCTCGGCGGTGACCAGGTGCTCGGGCACGGTCGGTCGGTTCTGCGGGTCTACCTGGCCAGCCTGCTCGGGTCGGCTCAGCCCACCGCGCTGGAGCACGCCGAGTTGCGATGGCTGGCCGCCGACGAACTCGACCAGGTCACCTGGCTGCCGGCGGACCAGCCCATCGTCGCCATACTCGGGCCGTACCTGCGTCAGCCTCAGTAA
- a CDS encoding PH domain-containing protein, with translation MANVAYDRREQLRQIESGLLDGEQVIAVYDAIGTGTGFIGLTNRRVIIQDKSFVGKKVAITSIPYSKITSVSVVSNKSWGGSYFSTGAIAINVGTHTYEVEFRGDQKSHHVHNVILHYIS, from the coding sequence ATGGCGAATGTTGCGTACGACCGACGCGAGCAACTACGGCAGATCGAAAGTGGGCTCCTCGACGGCGAGCAGGTGATCGCGGTCTACGACGCGATCGGCACCGGCACCGGCTTCATCGGGCTGACCAACCGCCGCGTGATCATCCAGGACAAGTCCTTCGTCGGCAAGAAGGTCGCCATCACCAGCATCCCGTACTCGAAGATCACCAGCGTCAGCGTGGTGAGCAACAAGTCCTGGGGTGGCTCGTACTTCTCCACCGGCGCCATCGCCATCAACGTCGGCACGCACACCTACGAGGTCGAGTTCCGGGGCGACCAGAAGTCACACCACGTACACAACGTGATCCTGCACTACATCTCGTGA
- a CDS encoding 4a-hydroxytetrahydrobiopterin dehydratase has translation MRAIWPGRVGRDYLSDALTQLDGWTQDGQQIHRTLLLDDSQHAELTERIKVAADALHLRPQVRRADGHTQICLGDPDGDKITEGDVTLAARIEDAYRTIIDAA, from the coding sequence TTGCGAGCAATCTGGCCCGGCCGGGTAGGCCGCGACTACCTTAGCGACGCGCTGACCCAGCTGGACGGGTGGACCCAGGACGGCCAGCAGATCCATCGGACCCTGCTGCTCGACGACAGCCAGCACGCCGAGCTGACCGAGCGGATCAAGGTCGCGGCCGACGCCCTGCACCTACGACCGCAGGTACGTCGGGCGGACGGGCACACCCAGATCTGCCTGGGTGATCCGGATGGCGACAAGATCACCGAAGGTGACGTGACGCTCGCCGCCCGGATCGAGGACGCCTACCGTACGATCATCGACGCCGCCTGA